The Roseicyclus marinus genome has a segment encoding these proteins:
- a CDS encoding xanthine dehydrogenase family protein molybdopterin-binding subunit translates to MSKFGTSQPVTRLEDTRFLTGKGRYVDDIAPEGALHAFVFRSTAAHGVITALDVSEAREAPGVHLVLTAEDLAQAGLKNAMKYAPVKNGDGSRPPLPARPVLAEGRVRFVGEPVAFVVADSLAQAKDAAELIILELEDRPAKLDIAPGGEVLHEVAPDNVAYDFAMGDAAATEAALAGAAHVVTHTSHDNRVIVNSMEPRGCYAEPEGERIHLAVNGQGVWGTKGELAKWFGWSEDRVRVTNPDVGGGFGMKGMNYPENLLAAQAARMLGRPVRWMGERTESMLSDNGGRDLIVTTTLGFDADLKLVAFRTDSLSNMGAYPSNFGMNIQSSLYSKVLTGTYDVQTYHFRNRGIYTSTTQIDAYRGAGRPEAIYALERAMDFAARELGVDPLELRRRNFIASAQFPYRSATGELYDVGDFHRVLTRAEAEADVAGFAKRRAASEAQGKLRGLGLCYYIESILGDPSETATIEITATGAKVYVGTQSNGQGHETVYAQLLHDQTGLPLDAIEIVQGDSDLIAHGGGTGGSRSVTVQGMAMRATAETLITGLSAFLAEDMDRADIGFDAEEGVFRAPGSNVVVTLIEAAGRARAAGRPDLAKVTETRTLPGRSYPNGCHITEVEIDRDTGAVRVDRYTVVDDFGNLMNPRLAEGQVHGGVVQGIGQALTEHVVFDDTGQLLTATFMDYGMPRADDAPFIAFHTEPVPSTANPLGMKGCGEAGTVGALAAVANAVQDALWPLGVRQVDMPFTPARVWDMLQKPARIAAE, encoded by the coding sequence ATGAGCAAGTTCGGAACCAGCCAGCCGGTGACCCGGTTGGAGGATACGCGGTTTCTGACCGGCAAGGGCCGCTATGTGGACGATATCGCGCCCGAGGGCGCGCTCCATGCCTTTGTCTTTCGCAGCACGGCGGCCCATGGCGTCATCACGGCGCTCGACGTGTCCGAGGCGCGGGAGGCACCGGGTGTCCATCTGGTCCTGACGGCGGAGGATCTGGCGCAAGCGGGTCTGAAGAACGCGATGAAATATGCACCCGTCAAGAACGGCGACGGATCGCGCCCGCCCCTGCCTGCGCGCCCCGTTCTGGCCGAGGGACGGGTGCGCTTCGTGGGCGAGCCCGTGGCCTTTGTCGTGGCCGACAGCCTTGCGCAGGCCAAGGATGCTGCCGAGCTGATCATTCTGGAGCTGGAGGACAGGCCCGCCAAGTTGGATATCGCGCCGGGGGGCGAGGTGCTGCACGAGGTGGCCCCCGACAACGTGGCCTATGATTTCGCCATGGGGGATGCGGCGGCGACCGAGGCCGCGCTGGCGGGGGCTGCCCATGTCGTGACCCATACGAGCCACGACAACCGGGTGATCGTGAACAGCATGGAGCCGCGCGGCTGCTACGCCGAGCCCGAGGGCGAGCGTATCCATCTGGCCGTCAACGGTCAGGGCGTCTGGGGCACCAAGGGCGAATTGGCCAAGTGGTTTGGCTGGTCCGAGGATCGGGTGCGCGTGACCAACCCCGATGTGGGCGGCGGGTTCGGGATGAAGGGGATGAATTACCCCGAGAACCTGCTCGCGGCACAGGCGGCGCGGATGCTGGGCCGCCCGGTGCGCTGGATGGGCGAGCGCACGGAATCGATGCTGTCGGACAATGGCGGGCGTGACCTGATCGTGACGACCACGCTGGGCTTCGATGCCGATCTGAAATTGGTGGCCTTTCGCACCGACAGCCTGTCGAACATGGGGGCCTATCCGTCGAATTTCGGGATGAACATCCAGTCATCGCTCTATTCCAAGGTTCTGACCGGCACCTATGACGTGCAGACCTACCATTTCCGCAATCGCGGCATCTATACGAGCACGACGCAGATCGACGCCTATCGCGGCGCGGGGCGGCCCGAAGCGATCTATGCGCTGGAACGCGCGATGGATTTCGCGGCGCGCGAATTGGGGGTGGACCCGCTGGAGTTGCGGCGGCGGAATTTCATCGCAAGCGCGCAATTTCCCTATCGGAGCGCCACGGGCGAGCTTTACGACGTGGGCGATTTCCACCGGGTGCTGACGCGCGCGGAGGCAGAGGCCGATGTGGCGGGCTTTGCCAAGCGGCGGGCGGCATCGGAGGCGCAGGGCAAGCTGCGCGGTCTGGGCCTGTGCTATTACATCGAGAGCATTCTGGGCGATCCGTCGGAAACCGCGACGATCGAGATCACGGCGACCGGGGCCAAGGTCTATGTCGGCACCCAGTCGAACGGACAGGGGCATGAGACGGTCTATGCGCAGTTGTTGCATGACCAGACGGGCCTGCCGCTGGACGCCATCGAGATCGTGCAGGGCGACAGCGACCTGATCGCCCATGGCGGCGGCACGGGCGGGTCGCGGTCGGTGACGGTGCAGGGCATGGCGATGCGCGCCACGGCCGAGACGCTGATCACGGGGCTGAGTGCCTTTCTGGCCGAGGATATGGACCGGGCCGATATCGGCTTTGACGCGGAAGAAGGCGTGTTCCGCGCGCCGGGGTCGAACGTGGTGGTGACGCTGATCGAGGCGGCGGGACGCGCCCGCGCCGCCGGACGCCCCGATCTGGCCAAGGTGACCGAGACGCGCACCCTGCCGGGGCGGTCCTATCCCAATGGCTGCCACATCACCGAGGTCGAGATCGACCGCGATACCGGGGCGGTCCGGGTGGACCGCTACACGGTGGTCGATGATTTCGGCAACCTGATGAACCCGAGGCTGGCCGAGGGGCAGGTTCATGGCGGCGTGGTGCAGGGGATCGGGCAGGCGCTGACCGAACATGTCGTCTTTGACGACACGGGGCAGCTGTTGACCGCGACCTTCATGGATTACGGGATGCCGCGCGCCGATGATGCGCCCTTTATCGCGTTCCACACCGAACCCGTCCCCTCGACCGCGAACCCGCTGGGCATGAAGGGCTGCGGCGAGGCGGGGACGGTGGGCGCGCTGGCCGCTGTCGCCAACGCGGTTCAGGATGCGCTCTGGCCGCTTGGCGTGCGGCAGGTCGACATGCCGTTCACGCCCGCGCGGGTCTGGGACATGCTGCAGAAGCCCGCGCGGATCGCCGCCGAATAG
- a CDS encoding ester cyclase — MKGFSNRWSDFPDYILGITRDIWEGRDIAGLNHWYAPDIPVRTPMGVATGNAGVIASTMATLHEFPDRELLGEDVIWSETDGHYLSSHRILSTGTHSADGYFGAATGRRFAVRVIADCAARADVIDDEWLVRDNGGLIRQLGRDPRDFARTLITREGGPETANRPFTPAADCPGSYTGRGNDNPWGARYAETLTRIMAGDLAHVTGSHDRAAQADHAGARHLTGARAIADSWMGLRASFPSARFTIHHVIGMEGGLMPPRAAIRWSLDGTHDGWGAFGPPTGAPVHVMGMAHAEFGPFGPNGPRETGGLRRECALWDEIAIWKQILLHTGDTE; from the coding sequence ATGAAGGGCTTTTCGAACCGCTGGAGCGATTTTCCCGATTATATCCTCGGGATCACCCGCGACATCTGGGAAGGCCGCGACATCGCGGGCCTGAACCATTGGTACGCCCCCGACATCCCGGTCCGCACACCCATGGGGGTGGCCACCGGCAATGCGGGCGTCATCGCCTCGACCATGGCGACCCTGCACGAATTCCCCGACCGCGAATTGCTGGGCGAGGATGTGATCTGGTCCGAAACCGATGGGCATTACCTCTCGTCCCACCGTATCCTGTCGACCGGCACTCACAGCGCCGACGGTTATTTCGGTGCCGCGACGGGGCGGCGCTTCGCCGTGCGCGTCATCGCCGATTGCGCGGCACGGGCCGATGTCATCGACGACGAATGGCTGGTGCGCGACAATGGCGGGCTGATCCGCCAGCTCGGGCGCGATCCCCGCGATTTCGCCCGCACCCTCATCACGCGCGAGGGCGGGCCGGAGACGGCAAACCGCCCCTTCACCCCCGCTGCCGATTGCCCCGGCTCCTATACCGGGCGCGGCAACGACAATCCCTGGGGCGCGCGCTATGCCGAAACGCTCACGCGGATCATGGCGGGCGATCTGGCCCATGTGACGGGCAGCCACGACCGCGCCGCACAAGCAGACCATGCAGGCGCCCGCCACCTGACAGGCGCACGCGCCATCGCCGACAGCTGGATGGGCTTGCGCGCATCCTTCCCCTCGGCGCGCTTCACCATCCACCACGTGATCGGGATGGAGGGCGGCCTGATGCCGCCGCGCGCCGCGATCCGCTGGTCGCTCGACGGCACCCACGACGGCTGGGGCGCCTTCGGCCCGCCCACCGGCGCGCCCGTCCATGTCATGGGCATGGCCCATGCCGAATTCGGCCCCTTCGGCCCCAATGGCCCGCGCGAGACCGGGGGACTGCGCCGCGAATGCGCGCTCTGGGACGAGATCGCGATCTGGAAACAAATCCTACTGCACACAGGTGACACGGAATGA
- a CDS encoding LacI family DNA-binding transcriptional regulator yields the protein MSDAPAKVTAHDVARLAGVSQSAVSRVFTPGASASKATVAKVRAAAEQLGYRPDPLARAMITGRTRIIGLVVAYLENQFYPVALERLSRALQDRGYHILVFMAENSTEKVAEVVQELIDYRVDGIITASVSMSNDLTARLLALGIPVVNFNRGQDDARLTDITSDNVAGGRRATEFLIAGGHTRIAHVMGWQGSSTGRDRAEGFRQAMEAAGLAPIAMVDGMYARDTAAAVARELCQGPNRPDAIFVGNDHMAFAVMDELRFGLGLDVPGDISIVGYDDVPMAAWPAYDLTTIRQPVNRMVGATAEALLGLIEGTASPQKTRIDGPLMVRRSARIPQGYKP from the coding sequence ATGAGTGACGCGCCCGCCAAGGTCACCGCCCATGATGTCGCGCGGCTCGCGGGTGTCAGCCAATCGGCGGTGAGCCGGGTCTTCACCCCCGGTGCCTCCGCCAGCAAGGCGACCGTGGCCAAGGTGCGCGCGGCGGCCGAACAGCTGGGCTATCGCCCCGATCCGCTTGCACGCGCCATGATCACGGGCCGCACCCGGATCATCGGGCTGGTCGTGGCCTATCTCGAAAACCAGTTCTACCCCGTGGCGCTCGAACGCCTCAGCCGCGCGCTGCAGGATCGCGGCTACCACATCCTCGTCTTCATGGCCGAGAACTCGACCGAAAAGGTGGCCGAGGTGGTGCAGGAACTGATCGATTACCGCGTCGACGGGATCATCACCGCCTCCGTCTCCATGTCCAACGACCTGACCGCGCGGCTTCTGGCGCTGGGCATTCCGGTGGTGAACTTCAACCGGGGCCAGGATGATGCGCGGCTGACCGACATCACGTCGGACAATGTCGCGGGCGGGCGGCGCGCCACCGAATTCCTGATCGCGGGCGGCCACACACGCATCGCCCATGTGATGGGCTGGCAGGGGTCCTCGACCGGCCGCGACCGCGCCGAAGGGTTCCGGCAGGCGATGGAGGCCGCAGGTCTTGCCCCGATCGCGATGGTCGACGGCATGTATGCCCGCGACACCGCCGCCGCCGTCGCCCGCGAATTGTGCCAAGGCCCCAACCGCCCCGATGCGATCTTCGTCGGCAACGATCACATGGCTTTCGCCGTGATGGATGAATTGCGCTTCGGCCTCGGTCTCGACGTGCCGGGCGACATCTCGATCGTGGGCTATGACGATGTGCCCATGGCCGCCTGGCCCGCCTATGACCTGACCACGATCCGCCAACCCGTCAACCGCATGGTGGGCGCCACGGCGGAGGCGCTGCTTGGCCTGATCGAGGGCACGGCCAGCCCCCAGAAAACCCGCATCGACGGCCCGCTGATGGTGCGCCGCTCGGCCCGCATTCCACAAGGATACAAGCCATGA
- a CDS encoding RraA family protein, giving the protein MTPDLLDLLSRVDTPTVCNAIEVAQGKRGFAAFTRGTMLCSEPGRAIVGHAVTAQIAALAPPTEPPEIIRARRMAYYKAMHDGPKPSVAVVEDLDYPQCIGAYWGEVNTTIHKGFGMSGALTNGVMRDLGDLPDGFPVVAGSIGPSHGFVHVRSLGEPVTIFGLTIAQGDLIHADRHGALVIPPEVVPQLAGAIRKLLETERLILDPARQPGFDFAAFEAAWAAFEKART; this is encoded by the coding sequence ATGACCCCCGATCTTCTCGACCTCCTGTCGCGCGTCGACACGCCGACCGTCTGCAACGCCATCGAGGTGGCGCAGGGCAAGCGCGGCTTTGCCGCCTTCACCCGGGGCACCATGCTCTGTTCAGAACCGGGCCGCGCCATCGTGGGCCATGCCGTCACCGCCCAGATCGCGGCCCTTGCGCCCCCCACCGAACCGCCCGAGATCATCCGCGCCCGCCGCATGGCCTATTACAAGGCGATGCATGACGGCCCCAAACCCTCCGTCGCGGTGGTCGAGGATCTCGATTACCCCCAGTGCATCGGCGCCTATTGGGGCGAGGTGAACACCACGATCCACAAGGGCTTCGGCATGTCGGGCGCGCTGACCAATGGCGTCATGCGCGATCTGGGCGATCTGCCCGACGGCTTTCCCGTGGTGGCAGGCTCCATCGGCCCCAGCCACGGCTTCGTCCATGTCCGCAGCCTCGGGGAACCCGTCACCATCTTCGGCCTGACCATCGCCCAGGGGGACCTGATCCACGCCGACCGCCACGGCGCGCTCGTCATCCCGCCCGAGGTCGTGCCGCAGCTGGCCGGCGCGATCCGCAAGCTCCTGGAGACAGAGCGCCTGATCCTCGATCCCGCGCGCCAGCCGGGGTTCGATTTCGCGGCCTTCGAAGCGGCCTGGGCCGCCTTCGAAAAAGCGCGGACCTGA
- a CDS encoding cobalamin-independent methionine synthase II family protein — MTLLSTHVGSLPRSQKVVDFLFARERGEDYDAEAFDACMAEAVMENVRRQKEAGIDIVSDGECSKISYATYVKDRYTGFSGDSPRNAPADLKMFPTFLDRLAKSGGTPTYARPQCTGPVTSKGQGELQKDITNLKAAMAAHGVERGFMNAASPGVISLFLQNAHYPDRAAYLEALADAMRDEYKTILEAGLDLQLDCPDLALSRHMLFTDLSDAEFLAVAETHVAALERALDGLPTDRVRLHICWGNYEGPHCCDIDMATMFPLLMRVPARYVLFETANPRHGHEWTVFRDRAGDIPSDKVLVPGAVDTTTNFIEHPDLVAQRLERFTAIVGKDRVIAGSDCGFGTFAGFGAVDPEIAWAKLATLSEGARRAA; from the coding sequence ATGACCCTTCTTTCCACCCATGTCGGCAGCCTGCCGCGCAGCCAGAAGGTCGTGGATTTCCTCTTCGCCCGCGAACGCGGCGAGGATTACGACGCGGAGGCCTTCGACGCCTGCATGGCCGAGGCCGTGATGGAAAATGTCCGCCGCCAGAAAGAGGCAGGCATCGACATCGTCTCGGATGGCGAATGCTCCAAGATCAGCTACGCGACCTACGTGAAAGACCGCTACACCGGCTTTTCCGGCGACAGCCCGCGCAATGCGCCCGCCGATCTCAAGATGTTCCCGACCTTTCTCGACCGGCTGGCGAAATCGGGCGGCACGCCGACCTATGCGCGCCCGCAATGCACCGGCCCCGTGACCTCGAAAGGGCAGGGGGAGCTGCAAAAGGACATCACCAATCTCAAGGCCGCGATGGCCGCCCACGGGGTGGAACGCGGGTTCATGAACGCCGCCTCGCCCGGCGTCATCTCGCTGTTTTTGCAAAACGCCCATTACCCCGACCGCGCCGCCTATCTCGAGGCGCTGGCCGATGCGATGCGCGATGAATACAAGACGATCCTCGAGGCGGGTCTCGACCTGCAACTCGATTGCCCCGATCTCGCGCTGTCGCGGCACATGCTTTTCACCGATCTCAGCGATGCCGAATTCCTCGCGGTGGCCGAAACCCATGTCGCAGCGCTCGAACGCGCGCTGGACGGTCTGCCCACCGACCGGGTGCGGCTCCATATCTGCTGGGGCAATTACGAAGGGCCGCATTGCTGCGACATCGACATGGCCACGATGTTCCCGCTCCTGATGCGGGTGCCCGCGCGCTACGTCCTGTTCGAAACCGCCAATCCGCGCCACGGCCATGAATGGACCGTTTTCCGCGACCGGGCGGGGGATATCCCCTCGGACAAGGTGTTGGTGCCCGGTGCCGTCGACACGACCACGAATTTCATCGAACACCCCGATCTGGTCGCCCAGCGTCTGGAACGCTTCACGGCGATCGTGGGCAAGGACCGCGTGATCGCGGGCAGCGATTGCGGTTTCGGCACCTTCGCGGGCTTCGGTGCCGTCGATCCCGAGATCGCATGGGCCAAGCTCGCCACCCTGTCCGAAGGGGCAAGGCGCGCGGCATGA
- a CDS encoding type III PLP-dependent enzyme, whose amino-acid sequence MSETRPLHRSPRDYLVAEAPDEPVLFLSPEVLQASARRFCEGFPGMVTYAVKANPAEAVLLNLMAAGVAGFDVASPAEIALVRSLSPEAALHYHNPVRSRSEIAMGVAAGVASWSVDQPGEWRKLDGALPPGAEVAVRFKLAVSGAAYDFGEKFGATEAEAVALLAQVAGAGFRPALTFHPGTQCADPEAWAAYIEAAGRIAGAAGVRLARLNVGGGFPSHRMRGEVPPLDAIFARIGAAVREVFGEEAPTLVCEPGRALVAEAVSLALRVKSLRGMGEVYLNDGIYGALAEQPLMGMTDRIRVMAPDGRARAGAARDRLVWGPTCDSLDRLPGKLPLPCDMAEGDYLLIDGMGAYSTATVTRFNGYGGLRLATVRALNEPSGTGHHRPCA is encoded by the coding sequence ATGAGCGAGACACGGCCCTTGCACCGGAGCCCGCGCGACTACCTTGTGGCGGAAGCGCCTGACGAGCCGGTGCTGTTCCTGTCGCCCGAGGTGTTGCAGGCCAGCGCGCGGCGGTTTTGCGAGGGGTTTCCGGGGATGGTGACCTATGCGGTCAAGGCCAATCCGGCGGAGGCGGTGTTGCTCAACCTGATGGCGGCGGGGGTGGCGGGGTTCGACGTGGCCTCGCCCGCCGAGATCGCGCTGGTGCGGTCCCTGAGCCCCGAGGCGGCGCTGCATTACCACAACCCGGTAAGGTCGCGGTCGGAGATCGCGATGGGGGTGGCTGCCGGTGTCGCGTCCTGGAGCGTGGATCAGCCGGGGGAATGGCGCAAGCTGGACGGGGCGCTGCCGCCGGGGGCGGAGGTCGCGGTCAGGTTCAAGCTGGCGGTCAGCGGCGCGGCCTATGATTTCGGCGAGAAATTCGGCGCGACGGAGGCGGAGGCCGTGGCGCTTTTGGCGCAGGTGGCGGGGGCTGGGTTCCGCCCTGCCCTGACCTTTCACCCCGGAACGCAATGCGCGGACCCCGAGGCCTGGGCGGCCTATATCGAGGCGGCGGGCCGGATCGCGGGGGCGGCAGGCGTGCGGCTTGCGCGGTTGAACGTGGGCGGGGGGTTTCCGTCGCACAGGATGCGGGGCGAGGTGCCGCCGCTCGACGCGATCTTCGCGCGGATCGGGGCGGCGGTGCGGGAGGTCTTTGGCGAGGAGGCGCCCACGCTTGTCTGCGAGCCGGGGCGCGCGCTGGTGGCCGAGGCGGTCAGCCTTGCGCTGCGGGTGAAATCGCTGCGCGGCATGGGCGAGGTCTATCTGAACGACGGCATCTACGGGGCGCTGGCGGAACAGCCGCTGATGGGCATGACCGACCGCATCCGGGTGATGGCCCCCGACGGGCGGGCAAGGGCGGGCGCAGCCCGTGACAGGCTGGTCTGGGGGCCGACCTGTGACAGCCTGGACCGGTTGCCGGGCAAACTGCCCCTGCCCTGCGACATGGCGGAGGGCGATTACCTGCTGATCGACGGGATGGGGGCCTATTCCACGGCGACGGTGACGCGGTTCAATGGCTACGGGGGCCTGCGGCTGGCGACGGTGCGGGCGCTGAACGAGCCAAGCGGCACTGGACACCACCGCCCATGCGCCTAG
- a CDS encoding SDR family NAD(P)-dependent oxidoreductase: protein MDLPQTPSFRLDGLRALVTGASSGIGLGAAAALAGAGAHVTLVARRQAELDAVAEAIRAAGGQAQTLALDITDIAVTADAVAAHGPFDILVNSAGLARHAPALDTTPEDYDAVMGLNLRAAHFLTRAVARGLIDAGKPGSLITISSQMGHVGGPDRSVYCASKHAIEGMTKAMALEWAPHGIRVNTVCPTFIRTPLGEQTLKDPAKKAWILSKIKLGRVGEIADIMGPVVFLASPAAALITGTHLLVDGGWTAE, encoded by the coding sequence ATCGATCTGCCCCAAACCCCCTCCTTCCGGCTCGATGGCCTGCGCGCGCTCGTCACCGGTGCCTCCTCCGGCATCGGGCTTGGCGCTGCCGCCGCGCTGGCAGGGGCGGGGGCGCATGTCACGCTCGTCGCCCGCCGTCAGGCCGAGCTTGACGCCGTGGCCGAGGCGATCCGGGCTGCGGGCGGGCAGGCGCAGACGCTCGCCCTCGACATCACCGATATCGCCGTCACCGCCGATGCCGTCGCGGCCCACGGCCCCTTCGACATCCTCGTCAATTCGGCGGGGCTCGCCCGCCACGCCCCCGCGCTCGACACCACGCCCGAGGATTACGACGCCGTCATGGGCCTGAACCTGCGGGCCGCGCATTTCCTGACCCGCGCCGTGGCGCGCGGCCTGATCGACGCGGGCAAACCCGGCAGCCTGATCACCATCTCCAGCCAGATGGGCCATGTCGGCGGCCCCGACCGCAGCGTCTATTGCGCCTCCAAGCACGCGATCGAGGGGATGACCAAGGCGATGGCGCTCGAATGGGCCCCGCATGGCATCCGCGTGAACACGGTCTGCCCCACCTTCATCCGCACGCCCCTTGGCGAACAGACGCTCAAGGACCCCGCGAAAAAGGCGTGGATCCTGTCCAAGATCAAGCTCGGCCGCGTGGGCGAGATCGCCGATATCATGGGGCCGGTGGTCTTTCTCGCCTCGCCTGCCGCAGCCCTCATCACCGGCACCCATCTTCTGGTCGACGGCGGGTGGACCGCCGAATGA
- a CDS encoding alpha/beta fold hydrolase: MTPLVLIPGMMCDARMWGKLPDALAPRPVHHALPVEGESIAAMAAAILSEAPPRFALAGLSMGGIVAMEMLEQAPDRVERLALLDTNPLAERAEVAARRAPQIARALSGDLRGVMRDELKPNYLADAGDTATLDLCLSMAEALGPEVFRRQSIALRDRADRTATLARFTGPALVLMGSEDRLCPRDRHDLMHALMPQSRLVIVQGAGHLPPLETPIRLRTALKDWLSP; this comes from the coding sequence ATGACGCCCCTTGTCCTGATCCCCGGCATGATGTGCGACGCGCGCATGTGGGGAAAGCTGCCCGATGCGCTGGCCCCCCGGCCTGTGCATCACGCCCTGCCGGTGGAGGGCGAGAGCATCGCCGCCATGGCCGCGGCGATCCTGTCTGAGGCCCCGCCCCGTTTCGCGCTGGCGGGCCTGTCGATGGGCGGGATCGTGGCGATGGAGATGCTGGAACAAGCCCCCGACAGGGTCGAACGGCTGGCGCTTCTCGACACCAACCCGCTCGCCGAACGCGCGGAGGTCGCGGCCCGCCGCGCCCCCCAGATCGCGCGCGCTTTGTCAGGCGACCTCCGGGGCGTGATGCGCGATGAACTCAAACCCAATTACCTCGCCGATGCGGGCGATACCGCCACGCTCGACCTGTGTCTTTCCATGGCCGAGGCGCTGGGCCCCGAGGTGTTCCGCCGCCAGTCCATCGCGCTGCGGGACCGTGCCGACCGCACCGCGACACTTGCCCGCTTCACCGGTCCCGCGCTTGTCCTGATGGGGTCCGAGGACCGCCTCTGTCCCCGCGACCGCCACGACCTTATGCATGCGCTCATGCCGCAATCGCGGCTGGTGATCGTGCAGGGGGCGGGCCATCTGCCGCCGCTCGAAACCCCCATCCGCCTTCGCACCGCCCTCAAGGACTGGCTTTCCCCATGA
- a CDS encoding cupin domain-containing protein: MTPQEMEARIVRYGDLRPCKTAFIDAHTPGSNQKENFTIIGGGVSESPDQHVHIRDTPGFNIGAAGQPPKCRNSLHSHRTAEVFFVLKGRWRFFWGRWGTAGEVVLEEGDIFNIPTGIFRGFENIGTDYGMIMAILGGDDAGGGVIWAPQVIEDARDHGLVLGRNGKLYDTKQGQHLPDGVDPMPLLTDAELAAFPEPTTADVVPDFVARYWDLMALSDRQPARVIAADGVLRDRPGFEVEFLSRGSIPDTPYTTERHEVLMPMRGHWRLSWDGGATVLNPGDTMAVPPGIARSLTPSMTGEASLYRVRNTDDPAGLTRRL; encoded by the coding sequence ATGACCCCGCAAGAGATGGAAGCCCGCATCGTCCGCTACGGCGATCTCAGGCCCTGCAAGACCGCCTTCATCGACGCCCATACCCCCGGCTCGAACCAGAAGGAGAATTTCACCATCATCGGCGGCGGCGTCAGCGAAAGCCCCGATCAGCATGTCCATATCCGCGACACGCCCGGCTTCAACATCGGCGCGGCGGGCCAGCCACCCAAATGCCGCAACAGCCTGCACAGCCACCGCACCGCCGAGGTGTTTTTCGTCCTCAAGGGGCGCTGGCGCTTTTTCTGGGGCCGCTGGGGCACGGCGGGCGAGGTGGTGCTTGAAGAGGGCGACATCTTCAACATTCCCACCGGCATCTTTCGCGGCTTCGAGAATATCGGCACCGATTACGGGATGATCATGGCCATTCTGGGCGGTGACGACGCGGGCGGCGGCGTGATCTGGGCCCCGCAGGTGATCGAGGATGCGCGCGATCATGGCCTCGTTCTGGGCCGGAACGGCAAGCTCTACGACACCAAGCAGGGCCAGCACCTCCCCGATGGGGTGGATCCCATGCCGCTTCTGACCGATGCGGAACTGGCCGCTTTCCCCGAACCCACCACCGCCGATGTCGTGCCAGACTTCGTCGCCCGCTACTGGGACCTCATGGCGCTGTCCGACCGGCAGCCTGCCCGCGTGATCGCCGCCGATGGCGTCTTGCGCGACCGCCCCGGCTTCGAGGTCGAATTCCTCTCGCGCGGCTCGATCCCCGACACGCCCTACACCACCGAACGGCACGAGGTGCTGATGCCCATGCGCGGCCATTGGCGGCTGTCATGGGACGGCGGCGCGACCGTTCTCAACCCCGGCGACACCATGGCCGTGCCTCCCGGCATCGCGCGCAGCCTCACGCCTTCGATGACGGGCGAGGCCTCGCTCTACCGGGTGCGCAACACCGATGACCCCGCCGGCCTGACACGGAGATTGTGA